A region of Ramlibacter agri DNA encodes the following proteins:
- a CDS encoding DUF4124 domain-containing protein, translated as MHYFLGAVLFLSLVSANAQVFRCTSPGGKVEYSDAPCAPGSKDAHQVAPKATVDPAALQQENQRLRMQVLEEENRRLKSEVAAARNAAAAPAPAGPVVGRTAADIQADRADSFACRQAKRDYEFALSSIGGRSTVPAAKAAMYSACGLQPPSETTVEVRDRRSSTCVRVGGIFQCH; from the coding sequence ATGCACTACTTCCTCGGGGCCGTCCTGTTCCTGTCGCTCGTTTCGGCGAACGCCCAGGTGTTCCGCTGCACTTCGCCCGGCGGCAAGGTCGAGTACTCGGACGCGCCCTGCGCGCCGGGCAGCAAGGACGCCCACCAGGTCGCGCCCAAGGCGACGGTCGACCCGGCCGCCCTCCAGCAGGAAAACCAGCGGCTACGGATGCAGGTGCTCGAAGAGGAGAACCGCCGGCTGAAATCGGAAGTGGCCGCGGCCCGCAACGCCGCTGCGGCCCCTGCGCCGGCCGGCCCTGTCGTCGGGCGGACCGCCGCCGACATCCAGGCCGACCGCGCCGACTCCTTTGCCTGCCGCCAGGCAAAGCGCGACTACGAATTCGCGCTCAGTTCGATCGGCGGGCGCAGCACGGTGCCGGCGGCCAAGGCCGCCATGTACAGCGCCTGCGGACTGCAGCCGCCCAGCGAAACCACCGTCGAAGTCCGCGACCGCCGCTCCAGCACCTGCGTGCGCGTGGGCGGCATCTTCCAGTGCCACTGA
- a CDS encoding M23 family metallopeptidase produces the protein MHFIITDASLARSRAIHLSGTKLVLALVGLSLVMMLLAAGLYHYVFLKGARERWPVVGALVRLVVADEFEQRDRFMRENLDAMARRLGDMQAKMLQLEALRDRVSGLAGINPNDLKVAGSGRGGALVEGHAMSMQELQKTLDDLEKLTGEHQDLLTVMESRLIDQRLKTMMLPTQHPVNGPLGSPFGWRIDPFNGHSALHTGLDFQAVVGTPIQAAAGGVVVAAEVHHEYGNMIEIDHGNNLITRYAHASKLLVKKGDLVRRGQNIALVGTTGRSTGPHLHFEVLVQGVPQDPMKFLNAGRNAAPAAVAALATDVAAPRAVH, from the coding sequence ATGCATTTCATTATCACGGATGCCTCCCTGGCCCGGAGCCGGGCGATCCACCTGAGCGGCACCAAGCTGGTGCTGGCGCTCGTGGGCCTGTCGCTGGTGATGATGCTGTTGGCCGCCGGCCTGTACCACTACGTGTTCCTCAAGGGCGCGCGCGAGCGCTGGCCGGTGGTGGGCGCGCTGGTGCGCCTGGTCGTGGCGGACGAATTCGAGCAGCGCGACCGCTTCATGCGCGAGAACCTGGACGCCATGGCGCGCCGCCTGGGCGACATGCAGGCGAAGATGCTGCAGCTGGAAGCCCTGCGCGACCGCGTCTCGGGCCTGGCCGGCATCAACCCGAACGACCTCAAGGTGGCCGGCTCCGGCCGCGGCGGCGCCCTGGTGGAAGGCCACGCGATGTCGATGCAGGAACTGCAGAAGACGCTGGACGACCTCGAGAAACTGACCGGCGAGCACCAGGACCTGTTGACGGTGATGGAGTCGCGCCTGATCGACCAGCGCCTCAAGACCATGATGCTGCCCACCCAGCACCCGGTGAACGGGCCCCTGGGTTCGCCCTTCGGCTGGCGCATCGACCCCTTCAACGGCCACTCCGCCCTGCACACCGGCCTGGATTTCCAGGCGGTCGTGGGCACCCCCATCCAGGCCGCCGCCGGCGGCGTGGTGGTGGCGGCCGAAGTGCACCACGAATACGGCAACATGATCGAGATCGACCACGGCAACAACCTGATCACCCGCTACGCCCATGCCTCGAAGCTGCTGGTGAAGAAGGGCGACCTGGTCCGGCGCGGCCAGAACATCGCCCTGGTCGGCACCACCGGCCGCTCCACCGGCCCGCACCTGCATTTCGAGGTGCTGGTCCAGGGCGTGCCGCAGGACCCGATGAAGTTCCTGAACGCCGGCCGCAACGCCGCGCCGGCGGCCGTTGCCGCCCTGGCGACCGACGTGGCCGCGCCCCGCGCCGTCCACTGA
- a CDS encoding FAD-dependent oxidoreductase yields the protein MPTLEPGPQPATLEARHAQMFPILAADEIAHLHRFGKPRRFADGEQVYRTGKVSAGAYLVLSGAIRIVGRDSHGQDFPVVEHRSGSFSAELGQLSARPSLIDGRAVGETQTLEFSSERLHAVLIAEAALGEKLMRALILRRVALIESGAGGPVLIGSAELHDVARLRNFLARNGVPYHLLDPASDSDAQAFISRYAPEPQQLPLVVCTDGNVLRNPSETELARCIGMLDTGAIDAVYDVAIAGAGPAGLATAVYASSEGLSVVVVDSRAFGGQAGASARIENYLGFPTGISGQALAGRAYTQALKFGARMLIPERVTGFDCEPSERGEPMLLQLGDGRTARARTVVIASGARYRRPECGNLQQMEGRGVWYWASPVEAKMCAGEEVVVVGGGNSAGQAAVFLAGHASKVWMLVRGPALAASMSSYLIERITATPNIELRTRSEISGLAGSRESGVTEVTWRCHEPRSADTRRVRHVFLFLGADPSTDWLQDCKVALDDKGFVRTGQDRALPLQTSVPGVFAIGDVRAGSVKRVGAGIGEGAAVVAQIHGYLAGRAAR from the coding sequence ATGCCCACGTTGGAGCCCGGGCCGCAGCCCGCGACCCTCGAAGCGCGGCACGCGCAGATGTTTCCCATCCTGGCCGCGGATGAAATCGCGCACCTGCACCGCTTCGGCAAGCCGCGGCGTTTCGCGGATGGCGAGCAGGTCTACCGCACCGGCAAGGTGAGCGCGGGCGCCTACCTGGTGCTCTCGGGCGCGATCCGCATCGTCGGACGCGACAGCCATGGCCAGGATTTCCCGGTGGTGGAGCACCGGTCCGGCAGCTTCTCCGCCGAACTGGGCCAGCTCTCGGCGCGGCCTTCGCTCATCGACGGCAGGGCGGTCGGGGAAACGCAGACGCTGGAGTTTTCCAGCGAGCGCCTGCATGCGGTGCTGATCGCCGAAGCGGCACTCGGCGAGAAGCTGATGCGCGCCCTGATCCTGCGCCGCGTGGCCTTGATCGAATCCGGGGCCGGCGGCCCGGTGCTGATCGGCTCGGCCGAACTGCACGACGTCGCGCGGCTGCGGAACTTCCTCGCGCGCAACGGCGTTCCCTACCACCTGCTCGACCCGGCCTCGGACAGCGACGCGCAGGCCTTCATCAGCCGCTACGCGCCCGAGCCGCAGCAACTGCCGCTGGTGGTCTGCACCGACGGCAACGTGCTGCGCAACCCGTCCGAAACCGAACTGGCGCGCTGCATCGGCATGCTGGACACCGGCGCGATCGACGCGGTGTACGACGTCGCGATCGCGGGCGCCGGCCCCGCGGGCCTGGCGACGGCGGTGTACGCGAGCTCCGAAGGGCTGTCGGTGGTGGTCGTCGACTCGCGCGCCTTCGGAGGCCAGGCCGGCGCCAGCGCGCGCATCGAGAACTACCTGGGCTTCCCGACCGGCATCTCGGGCCAGGCCCTCGCCGGCCGGGCCTACACGCAGGCGCTGAAGTTCGGCGCGCGCATGCTGATCCCGGAGCGCGTGACGGGTTTCGATTGCGAGCCGTCGGAGCGCGGCGAACCGATGCTGCTGCAACTGGGCGACGGCCGCACGGCGCGGGCCCGCACCGTCGTCATCGCGTCCGGCGCGCGCTACCGGCGCCCGGAATGCGGCAACCTGCAGCAGATGGAAGGCCGCGGCGTCTGGTACTGGGCTTCGCCGGTCGAGGCGAAGATGTGCGCCGGCGAGGAAGTGGTGGTCGTGGGTGGCGGCAATTCCGCCGGTCAAGCCGCCGTCTTCCTGGCGGGCCACGCCAGCAAGGTGTGGATGCTGGTGCGCGGGCCGGCGCTCGCGGCCAGCATGTCGAGCTACCTCATCGAGCGGATCACCGCCACTCCGAACATCGAGCTGCGGACGCGCTCCGAGATCTCGGGTCTCGCGGGCAGCCGCGAATCGGGCGTGACCGAAGTGACCTGGCGTTGCCACGAGCCGCGCAGCGCGGACACGCGGCGCGTGCGCCACGTGTTCCTCTTCCTCGGCGCCGATCCCAGCACCGACTGGCTGCAGGATTGCAAGGTCGCGCTCGACGACAAGGGTTTCGTGCGCACGGGGCAGGACCGCGCCCTGCCGCTGCAGACCAGCGTGCCGGGCGTGTTCGCGATCGGCGACGTGCGCGCCGGCTCGGTCAAGCGCGTCGGCGCCGGCATCGGCGAAGGCGCCGCCGTGGTGGCGCAGATCCACGGCTACCTGGCGGGACGCGCCGCGCGCTAG
- a CDS encoding basic amino acid/polyamine antiporter yields MSRPQLMAMVVGSMVGAGIFSLPRTFASATGPIGAVIAWAIAGTGMYMLARVFQVLAERKPHLDAGVFAYAKAGFGDYPGFLSAFGYWMGSCIGNVSYWVLIKSTLGIFFPVFGDGNTVVAILLASVSIWLFHILILRGVQQAAFINTVVTVAKIIPILVFIVLLVVGFRMDLFRANLYGTDLTGGILAQVRSTMLVTVFVFIGIEGASVYSRYARERSDVGVATITGFVGVTALMVLVTLLPYAVLPRADIAGMRQPSMAQVLESVVGPWGSVFVSAGLIISVLGAYLAWSLICAEVGFAAARSKDMPALFARENRNKVPVAALWATNIIVQLLVISTYWSNDAFALMLNLTSSVNLIPYALVAAYGFMIARRGETYELRPAERGRDIAIAAVALVYTLFMMWAGGVRYIVLSAVLYAPGTLLYLWARRERGEAVFRPTDWLILAVLVAGALAGLHGLVTGWIQL; encoded by the coding sequence ATGTCGCGGCCGCAGCTGATGGCCATGGTCGTCGGCAGCATGGTCGGCGCCGGCATCTTCTCCCTGCCACGCACCTTCGCCAGCGCGACCGGGCCGATCGGCGCGGTCATCGCGTGGGCCATCGCGGGCACCGGCATGTACATGCTGGCGCGCGTGTTCCAGGTGCTCGCGGAGCGCAAGCCGCACCTCGACGCCGGCGTCTTCGCCTATGCCAAGGCCGGCTTCGGCGACTACCCGGGTTTCCTGTCGGCCTTCGGCTACTGGATGGGAAGCTGCATCGGCAACGTGTCCTACTGGGTGCTGATCAAGTCGACGCTCGGCATCTTCTTCCCGGTGTTTGGCGACGGCAACACGGTGGTGGCGATCCTGCTGGCCTCGGTCAGCATCTGGCTGTTCCACATCCTCATCCTGCGCGGCGTGCAGCAGGCGGCCTTCATCAACACCGTCGTGACGGTGGCCAAGATCATTCCGATCCTGGTGTTCATCGTGCTGCTGGTCGTCGGCTTCCGCATGGACCTGTTCCGCGCCAACCTGTATGGCACGGACCTCACCGGCGGCATCCTCGCGCAGGTACGCTCGACCATGCTGGTGACGGTGTTCGTGTTCATCGGCATCGAAGGCGCCAGCGTCTATTCGCGCTATGCGCGCGAGCGTTCGGACGTCGGCGTGGCCACCATCACCGGCTTCGTCGGCGTGACGGCGCTGATGGTGTTAGTCACGCTGCTGCCTTACGCCGTGCTGCCGCGCGCCGACATCGCCGGCATGCGCCAGCCCTCCATGGCGCAGGTGCTGGAATCCGTGGTGGGCCCGTGGGGCTCGGTGTTCGTCAGCGCCGGCTTGATCATCTCGGTGCTGGGCGCCTATCTCGCCTGGTCACTGATCTGCGCGGAAGTCGGCTTCGCCGCGGCACGCTCGAAGGACATGCCGGCGCTGTTCGCGCGCGAGAACCGGAACAAGGTGCCGGTCGCCGCGCTGTGGGCCACCAACATCATCGTGCAGCTGCTCGTGATCAGCACCTACTGGTCCAACGATGCCTTCGCGCTGATGCTGAACCTGACCAGCTCGGTGAACCTGATTCCGTACGCACTGGTGGCCGCCTACGGCTTCATGATCGCGCGGCGCGGCGAGACCTACGAGCTGCGGCCCGCGGAGCGCGGCCGGGACATCGCCATCGCGGCGGTCGCGCTGGTCTACACGCTCTTCATGATGTGGGCCGGCGGCGTGCGCTACATCGTGTTGTCGGCCGTGCTCTACGCCCCCGGCACCCTGCTGTACCTGTGGGCCCGCCGCGAGCGCGGCGAAGCGGTCTTCAGGCCGACCGACTGGCTCATCCTCGCGGTCCTGGTGGCCGGCGCCCTGGCCGGCCTGCACGGCCTGGTGACGGGGTGGATTCAGCTTTGA
- a CDS encoding NAD(P)H-dependent flavin oxidoreductase, with the protein MSLENLLGIELPIIQAPMAGVQGSALAAAVSGAGGLGSLPCAMLGPDAIRSEIAAIRAATDRPFNVNFFTHTEAAPDAAVDAAWREALQPYYRELEIPEGPTASGPGRTPFNAAAAEVLEALRPPVVSFHFGLPAPELLQRVRAWGAKVLACATTVQEAVWLAERGVDAIVAQGWEAGGHRGIFLGDDLGAQLGTFALVPQVVRAVRVPVIAAGGIADAAGVAAARALGAAGAQVGTAYLLCPEATTSSVHRAALKNTLAPATAVTNVFTGRPARGIVNRVIRELGPLSPKAPPFPRATPALAPLRAAAEKRGSGDFSPLWSGQNRSGCQEIPAAQLTRALAGR; encoded by the coding sequence ATGAGCCTCGAGAACCTGCTCGGCATCGAATTGCCCATCATCCAGGCGCCCATGGCGGGCGTGCAAGGGAGCGCGCTGGCCGCAGCCGTGTCCGGCGCCGGCGGCCTGGGCTCCCTGCCCTGCGCCATGCTGGGCCCGGACGCGATCCGCAGCGAGATCGCCGCGATCCGCGCCGCGACGGACCGCCCCTTCAACGTCAACTTCTTCACCCACACGGAAGCCGCGCCCGACGCGGCGGTGGATGCGGCCTGGCGCGAGGCGCTGCAACCGTATTACCGTGAGCTGGAGATCCCGGAGGGCCCCACCGCCTCCGGCCCCGGGCGCACGCCGTTCAACGCCGCCGCCGCGGAGGTGCTGGAAGCGCTGCGGCCGCCGGTGGTCAGCTTCCATTTCGGCCTGCCTGCGCCGGAGCTGCTGCAGCGCGTGCGCGCCTGGGGCGCGAAGGTGCTCGCCTGCGCGACCACCGTGCAGGAAGCCGTATGGCTGGCAGAACGCGGCGTCGATGCGATCGTGGCGCAAGGCTGGGAGGCCGGCGGCCATCGCGGCATCTTCCTTGGCGACGATCTCGGCGCCCAGCTCGGGACCTTCGCACTGGTGCCGCAGGTGGTGCGCGCGGTGCGCGTGCCGGTGATCGCCGCCGGCGGCATCGCCGATGCGGCGGGCGTCGCCGCGGCGCGCGCGCTTGGCGCCGCCGGCGCGCAGGTCGGCACGGCCTACCTGCTGTGCCCGGAAGCCACCACCAGCAGCGTGCATCGCGCCGCGCTGAAGAACACGCTCGCGCCGGCCACGGCCGTCACCAACGTGTTCACCGGCCGGCCAGCGCGCGGCATCGTCAACCGCGTCATCCGCGAACTCGGCCCGCTGAGCCCGAAGGCACCACCTTTCCCGCGCGCCACGCCGGCGCTCGCGCCCTTGCGCGCCGCGGCGGAAAAGCGCGGCTCCGGCGACTTCTCGCCGCTGTGGTCGGGCCAGAACCGCAGCGGCTGCCAGGAGATCCCGGCCGCGCAGCTGACGCGCGCTCTCGCCGGCCGCTGA
- a CDS encoding FAD-containing oxidoreductase, producing MPEHFDAIIIGAGQAGPALAARLSGAGWHVALVERHLFGGTCVNTGCTPTKALVASARVAHQARRAADFGITIGGPVSVDFPSVMARKDRIAGSSAANVECWVRGLKDTTVVHGHARLDGPQRVRVGQRELESDRIFLDVGGRAAIAPMQGIADVPLLTNSSLLALKELPEHLLVVGGSYVGLEFAQMFRRFGAQVTVFERAARVISREDPDVSQAVHDLLAGEGVDLRVGSECMAFRMEGQQIRARARCGDDEPEALCSHVLVATGRRPNTDDLGLDTAGVKTDARGFIEVNDFLETSVPGIWALGECNGRGAFTHTTWNDYEIVAANLLDGLANQNRRRVSDRILTYALFTDPPLARVGLSVQQAKDSKRPTLIGERPMRRVSRAVEKGEEYGFLRVLVDAESKQLVGATLLGVEADEAIAALSTLMYAKAPISVLQRSVQIHPTVSELLPTVLGELKPLE from the coding sequence ATGCCGGAGCACTTCGACGCCATCATCATCGGTGCGGGCCAGGCCGGCCCGGCCCTGGCCGCGCGCCTGTCGGGCGCCGGCTGGCACGTGGCCCTGGTGGAGCGCCACCTGTTCGGGGGCACCTGCGTCAATACCGGCTGCACGCCGACCAAGGCGCTGGTCGCCAGCGCGCGCGTCGCGCACCAGGCCAGGCGGGCGGCCGATTTCGGCATCACCATCGGCGGGCCGGTCAGCGTGGACTTCCCCTCCGTGATGGCGCGCAAGGACCGCATCGCCGGCAGCTCCGCGGCCAACGTGGAGTGCTGGGTCCGCGGCCTCAAGGACACCACCGTCGTCCACGGCCACGCGCGCCTGGACGGGCCCCAGCGCGTGCGCGTGGGCCAGCGCGAACTGGAAAGCGATCGCATCTTCCTGGACGTAGGCGGCCGCGCGGCCATCGCGCCCATGCAGGGCATAGCCGACGTGCCCCTGCTCACCAATTCCTCGCTGCTGGCCTTGAAGGAATTGCCCGAGCACCTGCTGGTGGTGGGCGGCAGCTACGTCGGGCTCGAGTTCGCGCAGATGTTCCGCCGCTTCGGCGCGCAGGTGACGGTGTTCGAGCGCGCCGCGCGCGTGATCTCGCGCGAGGACCCGGACGTCTCGCAGGCCGTGCATGACCTGCTGGCCGGCGAAGGCGTCGACCTGCGGGTGGGCAGCGAATGCATGGCCTTCCGGATGGAGGGCCAGCAAATCCGCGCACGGGCGCGCTGCGGCGACGACGAGCCCGAGGCGCTGTGCTCGCACGTGCTGGTCGCCACCGGCCGCCGGCCCAACACCGACGACCTGGGCCTCGACACGGCGGGCGTGAAGACCGACGCGCGCGGCTTCATCGAGGTGAACGACTTCCTCGAAACTTCGGTGCCCGGGATCTGGGCGCTGGGCGAATGCAACGGCCGCGGCGCCTTCACCCACACCACCTGGAACGACTACGAGATCGTCGCCGCCAACCTGCTGGATGGCCTCGCCAACCAGAACCGGCGGCGCGTCAGCGACCGCATCCTCACCTATGCGCTGTTCACCGATCCGCCACTGGCGCGCGTGGGCCTCAGCGTGCAGCAGGCAAAGGACAGCAAGCGGCCCACATTGATCGGCGAGCGCCCGATGCGGCGCGTCAGCCGCGCGGTGGAGAAAGGCGAGGAGTACGGCTTCCTGCGCGTGCTGGTCGACGCCGAATCGAAGCAGCTGGTCGGCGCGACGCTGCTCGGAGTCGAGGCCGACGAAGCGATCGCCGCCCTGAGCACGCTGATGTATGCCAAGGCGCCGATCAGCGTGCTGCAGCGATCGGTGCAGATCCATCCGACCGTCAGCGAGCTCCTGCCCACCGTCCTGGGCGAGCTCAAGCCCCTGGAGTAA
- a CDS encoding DUF4105 domain-containing protein produces the protein MTPQPRPRSRVASIFRGLWRVLLFLVAFACALWATLAIYYSNLPWPWARIALAVAFAGFSFWSLRLARRRGPRLAFAVLFLAVVIWEISIPPSNTRTWRPDVAVTPRAFVSGDRVRIAGVRDFSFGATRDDFTVRYLEREVQLSHLASVDLLISYWGTDDGPVAHTFLSFNFDNAEPLSISIEARPEYDEGYNPIASMFKQFELIYVVGEERDLVGSRVKQRGEAVFLYPIRADAEGVRRLFLVYTQRINELADHPEWYSLLKSNCTLNVLRYARSIGWASGFDIRHYLNGWVDRYLFATGILGSALPFRELRAHARVREEVQPGEDAADYSRRIRRDLAPNP, from the coding sequence ATGACGCCGCAGCCCCGACCGCGCAGCCGCGTCGCTTCCATCTTCCGCGGCCTCTGGCGCGTCCTGCTGTTCCTCGTCGCTTTCGCCTGCGCGCTGTGGGCGACGCTCGCCATCTACTACTCCAACCTGCCCTGGCCCTGGGCCCGGATTGCGCTGGCGGTGGCATTTGCCGGTTTCAGCTTCTGGTCGCTGCGGCTCGCCCGCCGCCGCGGGCCGCGCCTGGCCTTCGCCGTGCTGTTCCTGGCCGTCGTCATCTGGGAGATCTCGATTCCGCCGTCGAACACGCGCACCTGGCGGCCGGACGTCGCGGTGACACCGCGCGCCTTCGTCTCCGGTGACCGCGTGCGCATCGCTGGCGTGCGCGACTTCAGCTTCGGCGCGACGCGGGACGACTTCACCGTGCGCTACCTGGAGCGCGAGGTCCAGCTTTCGCACCTCGCGTCGGTGGACTTGCTGATCTCCTACTGGGGGACGGACGACGGCCCGGTGGCCCACACCTTCCTCAGCTTCAATTTCGACAACGCCGAACCGCTGTCGATCTCCATCGAGGCCCGGCCCGAATACGACGAAGGTTACAACCCGATCGCTTCGATGTTCAAGCAGTTCGAGCTGATCTACGTCGTCGGCGAGGAACGCGACCTGGTCGGCTCGCGGGTGAAGCAGCGCGGCGAGGCGGTGTTCCTGTACCCGATCCGGGCCGACGCCGAAGGGGTGCGGCGGCTGTTCCTCGTCTACACGCAGCGGATCAACGAACTCGCCGACCACCCGGAGTGGTATTCGCTGCTGAAAAGCAACTGCACGCTCAACGTGCTGCGCTATGCGCGTTCGATCGGCTGGGCCTCGGGCTTCGACATCCGGCACTACCTGAACGGCTGGGTGGACCGCTACCTCTTTGCCACCGGCATCCTGGGCTCCGCCCTGCCCTTCCGCGAATTGCGCGCCCACGCACGGGTGCGCGAAGAAGTGCAGCCTGGCGAAGATGCGGCCGATTACTCGCGGCGCATCCGGCGCGACCTGGCCCCGAACCCTTAG
- a CDS encoding DciA family protein encodes MNRRHAPVSAHVAAQESPTLARLTQLARESGERLQAIQPLIPAPLRALVRPGPIEGTTWCLLVEGNAAAAKLRQLLPVLQAKLNSRGWQVSAIRLKVGSGGK; translated from the coding sequence ATGAATCGCCGCCACGCACCGGTATCCGCGCACGTGGCTGCCCAGGAATCGCCGACCCTCGCCCGGCTCACGCAGCTTGCGCGCGAGTCCGGCGAACGCCTCCAGGCCATCCAGCCCCTGATTCCTGCCCCCCTGCGTGCCCTGGTCCGTCCCGGTCCCATCGAGGGGACCACCTGGTGTCTTCTGGTCGAAGGCAACGCCGCGGCTGCGAAGCTCCGTCAATTGCTGCCTGTCCTGCAGGCCAAGCTCAACAGCCGAGGGTGGCAGGTTAGCGCAATCCGCCTCAAGGTGGGAAGTGGCGGAAAGTAA
- a CDS encoding YihY/virulence factor BrkB family protein, giving the protein MQLLRSTWQEYERDYARYYAAAMVFYALIALVPLLLLLLAGLGFLLRHSDLVAESARQFLQAVETGFGPHLRDTVERLSEQLQQGSVVATAISLVGLLVTGSKLFHHLRMMFRAIWKHESPLASGPIITMVWQTFLEKSKAFLVLLASGLLLLLAFVLDGVMHWVAARTSSVPWFGEPVATVLAVVVLLVLAPLTFALLFRYLPPVRLAWRHVRLAAAICGGAWLIGFELFAQYGARFGTQFGAYGALGGVLVAMLWMNVIAQVMFFGAVLCKVISQRDGG; this is encoded by the coding sequence ATGCAACTCCTGCGCTCCACATGGCAGGAGTACGAGCGCGACTACGCGCGCTACTACGCAGCGGCGATGGTGTTCTATGCGCTCATCGCCCTGGTGCCATTGCTCTTGCTGCTGCTCGCGGGCCTCGGTTTCCTGCTGCGGCATTCCGACCTCGTGGCCGAGAGCGCGCGGCAGTTCCTGCAGGCGGTGGAGACCGGCTTCGGACCGCACCTGCGCGACACCGTCGAGCGCCTGTCGGAGCAGCTGCAGCAAGGCTCGGTCGTCGCCACCGCCATCAGCCTGGTCGGCCTGCTGGTGACCGGCTCCAAGCTGTTCCACCACCTGCGGATGATGTTCCGCGCGATCTGGAAGCACGAGTCGCCGCTCGCATCGGGCCCGATCATCACCATGGTGTGGCAGACCTTCCTGGAAAAGTCCAAGGCTTTCCTGGTGCTGCTGGCGAGCGGCCTGCTGCTGCTGCTGGCCTTCGTGCTCGATGGCGTGATGCATTGGGTGGCCGCGCGTACCAGCAGCGTGCCCTGGTTCGGCGAACCGGTGGCGACGGTGCTGGCCGTCGTGGTGCTGCTGGTGCTGGCGCCCCTGACCTTCGCGCTGCTGTTCCGCTACCTGCCGCCGGTGCGGCTGGCGTGGCGGCACGTGCGGCTGGCCGCGGCGATCTGCGGCGGCGCCTGGCTGATCGGCTTCGAGCTCTTCGCGCAATACGGCGCGCGCTTCGGCACGCAGTTCGGCGCCTACGGCGCGCTCGGCGGCGTGCTGGTGGCGATGCTGTGGATGAACGTCATCGCCCAGGTGATGTTCTTCGGCGCGGTGCTCTGCAAGGTCATCTCGCAACGCGACGGCGGCTAA